One Porphyromonas pogonae genomic region harbors:
- the uraH gene encoding hydroxyisourate hydrolase, translating into MKKLALYLVLSLASLTAWAQQGGKYQLSSHILDITQGVPASGVTVQLEKQDVTTLEWKIIDEKTTDENGRIKDFLPVTSGNNNGNYRLRFMVDEYFKQEQTESFYPYIEVVFRIQDDKHYHVPITLSPYGHSTYRGS; encoded by the coding sequence ATGAAGAAATTAGCATTGTATCTTGTATTGAGCCTCGCATCTCTTACAGCATGGGCTCAGCAAGGAGGAAAATATCAGCTTTCATCACACATATTGGATATCACCCAAGGCGTACCGGCCTCCGGAGTAACGGTGCAACTGGAAAAGCAGGATGTAACGACTTTGGAATGGAAAATTATAGATGAGAAGACTACGGATGAGAACGGACGTATCAAAGACTTCTTACCCGTGACTTCCGGGAATAACAACGGCAACTACCGATTGAGATTCATGGTGGACGAATACTTCAAGCAGGAGCAAACCGAAAGCTTCTACCCTTACATTGAAGTCGTATTCAGGATTCAAGATGACAAACATTATCATGTACCCATCACTCTATCGCCCTACGGCCACTCTACTTACAGAGGTAGCTGA
- a CDS encoding PCMD domain-containing protein, translated as MSKLLNRIGIIAVFGVIFMSFTSCNEEDPIKQKRNKINSKLQEESKKVFDINMFSFDQWSTVKSKDSWTGEMKNNPYELPVEKEDKDDTEDGRFWKTASNRGYLLAGTFSGGKLPVEKPSDFPVQKLVEANKGTGLLLQTNAGFLLSIGSLKMGSEIVPGSLYNGLLDATKMSSKPLESTLFGTEFQKKPYKIKGFYKYKAGDKYIDGSKGADAIIPGKDQGIISGVFYEVTNDKTYLNGNTLYEDKRIISMVRLFADDTSGDKWKKFDIEFNTVNQAAFDAIDFTKKKYRLAIVISSSANGDKFQGAVGSQFKVDQLEVLTQK; from the coding sequence ATGAGTAAGTTATTAAACCGTATAGGCATTATTGCGGTATTCGGAGTGATTTTCATGTCTTTTACTAGTTGTAATGAAGAAGACCCGATAAAGCAGAAGCGCAATAAAATCAATTCTAAGCTTCAGGAAGAGTCCAAAAAAGTTTTTGATATCAATATGTTCTCTTTCGATCAGTGGTCTACAGTTAAATCTAAAGACAGCTGGACGGGTGAGATGAAAAATAATCCGTATGAGCTTCCTGTAGAAAAAGAAGATAAAGATGATACAGAAGACGGACGTTTCTGGAAAACTGCCAGCAACAGGGGATATCTCTTGGCAGGTACATTCAGCGGAGGCAAACTTCCCGTGGAGAAACCTTCTGATTTTCCGGTACAGAAGCTTGTAGAAGCAAACAAAGGTACAGGTTTATTACTACAGACCAATGCGGGCTTTTTACTTTCCATTGGTTCGTTGAAGATGGGTTCTGAGATAGTACCCGGTTCATTATACAATGGATTGCTGGATGCCACTAAGATGTCTTCAAAGCCATTGGAATCCACTCTTTTCGGTACAGAGTTCCAAAAGAAGCCTTATAAAATAAAGGGGTTCTATAAGTACAAAGCAGGTGATAAATACATTGATGGCAGTAAAGGTGCAGACGCGATTATTCCCGGAAAGGATCAAGGTATTATTTCAGGAGTATTCTATGAAGTTACCAACGACAAAACTTACCTCAATGGCAATACCCTCTATGAAGACAAAAGGATCATCTCTATGGTGAGATTATTTGCCGATGATACCTCGGGGGATAAATGGAAAAAGTTTGATATTGAATTCAACACTGTGAATCAAGCTGCGTTTGATGCAATAGATTTTACTAAAAAGAAGTATCGCTTGGCCATCGTGATATCGTCAAGTGCCAACGGTGACAAATTCCAAGGTGCAGTGGGTAGTCAATTCAAAGTAGATCAACTCGAAGTATTAACTCAAAAATAA
- a CDS encoding sigma-54-dependent transcriptional regulator produces MRQGKIIVVDDNQSVRTAVKLLLNNRFEQIELLSSPVSLLSSIREIKPDIVLLDMNFRQGINDGNEGLYWLSEIKSHYPQLPVVLFTAYADIELAVEALKRGATDFVVKPWDNTRLLNTLKSAIEMAWEDRKKNKVAPKNNAPAEIFMGESPAMKKLFNMAMRVAVSDANILITGENGTGKEVVARYIHEQSRRKDSQLVTVDMGAITETLFESELFGHVKGAFTDAKSDRKGKFEEAHGGTLFLDEIGNLPLTLQAKLLVALQSRQVLRVGSNTTIAIDIRLITATNNNLYELTTHGAFREDLLYRINTIALEVPPLRKRVEDIVPMAQFFLDKYATKYEREDLKLSSAAKEELTSYHWPGNVRELQHTIEKAVILCTGNEIVAEDLMLQTDPAYYTKEDSVPECSLEEMECRMIKASIERNEGNLSKVSAELGITRPTLYSKIKKYNL; encoded by the coding sequence ATGAGACAAGGCAAAATTATAGTAGTGGACGACAATCAATCGGTGAGAACAGCCGTGAAGTTATTGCTCAACAACCGCTTTGAACAGATAGAGCTACTCTCTTCTCCGGTATCCTTGCTATCATCTATCAGAGAGATCAAACCCGATATTGTACTCCTGGATATGAACTTCCGTCAAGGTATCAACGATGGGAACGAAGGTTTGTATTGGCTGAGCGAAATAAAATCACATTATCCACAACTGCCTGTGGTGCTCTTTACTGCGTATGCCGATATAGAGCTGGCTGTAGAAGCTCTCAAGAGAGGAGCTACGGACTTTGTGGTGAAACCGTGGGACAATACTCGCCTGCTAAACACCCTGAAGTCGGCTATAGAGATGGCGTGGGAGGACAGAAAGAAAAATAAGGTTGCCCCAAAGAATAATGCCCCCGCCGAAATATTCATGGGCGAAAGCCCGGCGATGAAGAAACTCTTCAATATGGCAATGCGTGTAGCAGTGTCCGATGCCAACATACTCATTACGGGAGAAAACGGCACGGGCAAGGAAGTAGTGGCACGCTATATACATGAGCAAAGCCGACGCAAAGACTCTCAACTCGTCACCGTGGACATGGGAGCCATCACCGAAACCCTCTTTGAGAGCGAACTCTTCGGGCATGTCAAAGGAGCGTTCACCGATGCCAAAAGCGACAGGAAAGGAAAGTTTGAAGAAGCTCACGGCGGTACACTTTTTTTGGACGAAATAGGCAACTTGCCCCTTACCCTGCAAGCTAAGCTACTGGTAGCGCTACAAAGCAGACAGGTGCTGCGGGTAGGGAGCAATACAACTATCGCCATAGATATACGCCTCATCACGGCTACGAACAATAACCTGTACGAACTGACAACGCATGGAGCATTCCGTGAAGATCTCCTATATCGCATCAATACAATAGCACTGGAGGTACCGCCTCTGCGCAAGCGTGTGGAGGATATTGTGCCCATGGCACAATTCTTCTTGGACAAGTATGCGACTAAATACGAGCGGGAAGATCTGAAACTCTCCTCAGCTGCCAAAGAAGAACTCACAAGCTACCACTGGCCCGGCAATGTGAGGGAGTTGCAACATACGATAGAAAAAGCCGTAATACTCTGTACCGGCAATGAGATCGTGGCGGAAGATTTGATGCTACAGACAGATCCCGCCTACTACACCAAAGAAGACTCCGTGCCGGAGTGCTCTCTGGAAGAGATGGAATGCAGGATGATCAAGGCTTCTATAGAAAGAAACGAGGGTAACCTTTCGAAAGTATCGGCGGAACTGGGTATCACTCGCCCCACCCTATACAGCAAAATAAAAAAATACAATTTGTAA
- a CDS encoding acyl carrier protein, whose translation MSDIESKVRDIIVEKLNLEPSEVTPEASFSNDLGADSLDTVELIMDFEKEFDMTIPDEDAQQIKTVGDAIAYIEKNQK comes from the coding sequence ATGTCAGACATCGAATCAAAAGTAAGAGACATTATTGTAGAAAAATTGAACCTTGAGCCATCTGAAGTAACTCCGGAAGCAAGCTTTTCGAATGATTTGGGAGCAGACTCTCTGGACACAGTAGAATTGATCATGGATTTCGAAAAGGAATTCGACATGACTATTCCTGATGAAGACGCTCAACAAATCAAAACTGTAGGTGACGCTATCGCTTACATTGAGAAGAACCAAAAATAA
- a CDS encoding BACON domain-containing protein, translating to MSRLGYIFLSNLCLLSLFFSSCKNEVNPTLNVSPQELFFQASGGESTVDILTDSHSWKWDVTDNWVEVSKIGDRTLKVKASRHDGNSDRKTDILIMTPDLSVKINIKQAAKIDVNTDPALVEFAFEGGVKDVTVNTNAKTWKIIDNPDWIKVSQVENRLKIIASKNNGDEARKGKIELIADGESFSIPVEQDYETVLSITPSQLTFGYKGGVQKAILKVNKKLMRTYKLEGVGGIEAKIMDDGTIEVTADYNTDEKSRNLRLILETKDKKVELIANQDANTIEQEQRQLLKAFYRATNGSSWKRSDNWLSDKPIGEWYGIGTTPGYGVVSITMKDNNLSGTLPSELGLFEYITYMSITNNENLRGNIPPELGKLTKLVNLFLSNNNLTGSIPEELGNAPSLGYLYVQNNRLSGKVPERLLKLVRKALCPQRDGGTFDNYDCGKSGTE from the coding sequence ATGAGCAGATTAGGTTATATTTTCTTGTCAAATTTGTGTCTTTTGAGTTTATTTTTCTCTTCATGTAAGAATGAAGTAAATCCAACGCTGAATGTAAGTCCTCAGGAATTATTTTTTCAAGCTTCAGGCGGAGAGTCTACTGTGGATATACTTACAGATAGTCATAGCTGGAAATGGGATGTGACAGATAACTGGGTAGAAGTGTCCAAGATAGGAGATCGTACCTTGAAAGTAAAGGCATCTCGTCATGATGGTAATTCAGATAGAAAAACGGATATTTTAATTATGACACCCGATCTTTCTGTAAAGATAAACATCAAGCAAGCAGCTAAAATAGATGTGAATACTGATCCCGCCTTGGTCGAATTCGCATTTGAAGGTGGTGTAAAAGATGTTACCGTGAATACTAATGCCAAGACATGGAAAATTATTGATAACCCTGACTGGATCAAAGTATCACAAGTCGAAAATAGACTGAAAATAATAGCATCTAAAAATAATGGTGATGAAGCCAGAAAAGGTAAGATTGAGCTTATTGCCGATGGCGAATCTTTTAGTATTCCTGTAGAGCAGGACTATGAAACGGTATTGTCTATCACCCCATCACAACTTACCTTTGGTTATAAAGGGGGAGTGCAAAAAGCCATTCTTAAGGTTAATAAGAAGTTGATGAGAACTTATAAATTGGAAGGTGTGGGAGGTATTGAGGCCAAGATTATGGATGATGGCACTATAGAGGTCACAGCGGATTATAATACGGATGAGAAGTCACGGAATTTGCGACTGATTTTAGAAACTAAAGATAAAAAGGTGGAACTTATTGCAAATCAGGATGCAAATACGATAGAACAGGAACAGCGTCAGCTACTCAAGGCTTTTTATCGTGCTACCAATGGCAGCTCATGGAAGCGCAGCGATAACTGGTTGTCAGATAAGCCTATTGGCGAATGGTATGGCATTGGTACTACACCGGGCTATGGTGTGGTAAGTATTACAATGAAAGATAATAACCTATCGGGTACTTTACCTTCGGAATTGGGACTTTTTGAATATATTACTTATATGAGCATTACTAATAATGAGAATCTCAGAGGTAATATTCCTCCGGAATTAGGTAAGCTTACAAAACTCGTCAATCTGTTCTTGTCCAATAATAATCTCACCGGAAGTATTCCTGAAGAACTTGGCAATGCCCCTTCCTTGGGATATCTGTACGTGCAAAACAACAGACTTAGCGGTAAGGTACCAGAGAGACTACTCAAATTAGTACGCAAAGCACTTTGTCCTCAAAGAGATGGTGGTACTTTTGACAACTACGATTGTGGTAAGTCAGGGACTGAATAA
- a CDS encoding transglutaminase domain-containing protein, whose product MKKYLFILGLLSVVSCQKEELKSSEEPSVNKNNETTNTEVNKEESKVPDTTPGIVLTRKDSIFRKLVNGCLRREPECDVSNFNIVRTKPDGADGEYKSLYDEFVSTYPFLFHVLSDGSVSIFYKLDKPSEVRSYKFDYMIHPNDIGEWAPRVIEGMREYYESLQEGMSEEEIAYTLYEQITKKVIYKETDHPFDALGGLVLGQAVCQGYAMAYRMLMKCIGMDVECAKGLHYGVKHMWNRIKIDNEWYNCDVTWDDNKSKNKINSDCLGDFFLTSDNTFYEKLHHPRISTDDVVAPAVSKKFESENYFFRNAAKQSEAVYRDGYWYYLSWKDKDVCVYKSKFDGTDKSVLRRLTRSSSDGILWKRAAFGAERIYFIDKVNSKDYICSIKYDGSDFKKTRSVTYYDLLEDLVKLKEDNDKPQRGRVGTIALRCEVAIAKMKDAYYHSKEDLFVPENATRVRLLEIIKRAESHLKNNPRDQSMSEKIYNELHATLAASNMPLTGK is encoded by the coding sequence GTGAAGAAATACCTATTTATTTTGGGACTACTTTCTGTAGTAAGTTGTCAGAAAGAGGAATTGAAGAGTAGTGAGGAGCCATCTGTCAATAAAAATAATGAGACTACCAATACAGAGGTAAACAAAGAGGAGAGTAAAGTACCGGATACCACACCCGGTATAGTTTTGACACGTAAAGACTCTATTTTCCGAAAACTTGTCAATGGCTGCCTCAGGAGAGAACCAGAATGCGATGTTAGTAATTTCAATATAGTCAGAACTAAGCCTGATGGAGCGGATGGTGAGTATAAGAGCCTCTACGATGAGTTTGTGAGTACTTACCCATTTTTGTTTCATGTATTGTCTGACGGGAGTGTTTCTATCTTTTACAAATTAGACAAGCCGTCGGAAGTCAGATCATATAAGTTTGATTATATGATCCACCCCAATGATATAGGTGAGTGGGCACCACGTGTCATCGAAGGAATGCGAGAGTACTATGAATCATTGCAGGAAGGGATGTCCGAAGAAGAGATAGCGTATACCTTGTATGAACAGATTACCAAAAAAGTTATTTACAAAGAGACAGATCACCCCTTCGATGCGTTGGGAGGATTGGTTTTGGGACAAGCTGTATGTCAAGGATATGCTATGGCTTACCGCATGCTGATGAAGTGTATAGGAATGGATGTAGAGTGTGCCAAAGGCCTCCATTATGGCGTAAAGCATATGTGGAATCGCATTAAGATAGATAACGAGTGGTACAACTGTGATGTTACTTGGGATGATAATAAGTCTAAGAATAAAATAAACTCTGATTGTCTTGGAGATTTCTTCTTAACTTCTGACAATACCTTTTATGAGAAGTTACATCACCCCCGTATTAGTACGGATGATGTTGTTGCCCCAGCCGTGAGTAAGAAATTTGAATCTGAAAACTATTTCTTCCGCAATGCTGCTAAGCAATCAGAAGCAGTTTATAGAGATGGTTATTGGTATTATCTTTCATGGAAAGATAAGGATGTATGTGTGTATAAGAGTAAATTTGATGGTACAGACAAGAGTGTATTGAGGAGGCTTACCAGATCATCGTCAGATGGTATTTTATGGAAACGAGCAGCGTTTGGTGCTGAGCGTATTTACTTTATTGATAAAGTAAATAGTAAAGATTATATCTGCTCTATAAAATATGACGGATCGGATTTCAAAAAGACAAGATCAGTAACCTATTACGATCTGCTTGAAGATCTGGTGAAGCTAAAAGAAGACAATGACAAACCGCAAAGAGGTCGTGTTGGTACTATAGCTCTACGCTGTGAAGTAGCCATAGCTAAGATGAAAGATGCTTATTATCATAGTAAAGAAGATCTATTTGTGCCGGAGAATGCTACTCGTGTGAGACTATTGGAGATTATAAAAAGAGCAGAAAGTCACCTGAAGAATAATCCCCGTGATCAGAGCATGTCTGAAAAAATCTACAACGAACTACATGCCACACTTGCGGCGAGTAATATGCCTTTGACCGGAAAATAA
- a CDS encoding outer membrane beta-barrel protein, whose product MNNIYIKYVLAFTFLFASAQLSFSQNDSSPKSFAKSWDFGITVGLNVGATTPIPKPKSVEHVYTWHPHMNYAVKGWGTYRFNDAPYLGLTTGIELERKGMDATTRVKDIDIKMAKYGFPGEKFSGDNYTEVNNSYITVPFLFSIITANDRLRLHLGFYASYTMQNTFKVTLDGDGLIDGKPMQEGGLVDFDFSDQIASYDFGYRFGIDYYFTSRIAVTGQANIGMSSAIKNKFDVMPFDLHNAYGFLGISYRLFKY is encoded by the coding sequence ATGAATAATATATATATCAAATACGTTCTGGCATTTACTTTCTTGTTTGCATCCGCACAGCTTTCTTTCTCTCAAAACGATAGTAGCCCCAAGAGTTTTGCCAAGTCATGGGACTTTGGTATCACTGTAGGTCTCAACGTGGGAGCTACCACTCCCATACCCAAGCCCAAGAGTGTAGAACATGTCTATACATGGCATCCGCACATGAACTATGCTGTCAAAGGATGGGGTACTTATAGGTTCAATGACGCACCTTATCTCGGACTTACCACAGGAATAGAGCTCGAGCGAAAAGGCATGGATGCTACCACCCGCGTCAAGGATATTGATATCAAGATGGCGAAGTACGGTTTTCCCGGCGAGAAGTTCTCAGGAGACAACTACACCGAGGTCAATAACTCTTATATCACCGTGCCGTTTCTCTTCTCCATCATCACAGCCAATGACAGGTTACGTTTGCATTTAGGTTTCTATGCTTCGTACACTATGCAAAATACTTTCAAGGTTACTCTGGATGGTGACGGCCTTATCGATGGCAAACCTATGCAGGAAGGCGGATTGGTCGATTTTGATTTCAGTGATCAAATCGCTTCATATGATTTCGGCTATCGCTTTGGTATAGACTATTACTTTACCTCACGCATCGCAGTCACCGGGCAGGCCAATATAGGTATGTCTTCGGCGATCAAGAACAAATTCGACGTTATGCCGTTTGATTTGCACAATGCTTACGGTTTCTTAGGTATATCCTACAGATTGTTCAAGTATTGA
- a CDS encoding sensor histidine kinase, which yields MKKSESPKDLLVILAILITAVATGVFMATREYLAGMATLIVTLALCRRIYKSIKRSSESIILLLNAIENADYSLRFSEVKGDHFSKNINKTLNRIKEILSNARQEVMNNERFLSIAIETVSTGIIIMNESGYISLANQAAHRLLSLPILTHTSQLKSIATTLPDQLNSLTEKDNLNVQIDNERESGHVSIRVTPTDIQGKRYRIFTLSNISSELEARETESWIRLIRVMTHEIMNSIAPISSISETLMQSLEDQDEKPDVDTIAMGLDTIHTTSRGLLSFVEDYRKFSSVPLPEKTEFELMMLLKDVLSLQRRTMAEYHIENIMVDVPEDFTVCADKNLLLQVLVNLVKNATEAVYAPEMIAVIRISAGIHTDGNKYIEVANNGMAIPEEVLPNIFIPFFTTKEKGSGIGLSLSRYIMRRHNGNLSHRRNGDFTVFSIDF from the coding sequence ATGAAGAAGTCAGAATCACCCAAAGACCTGCTGGTAATATTGGCAATATTGATCACGGCTGTAGCCACGGGTGTGTTCATGGCTACCCGGGAGTATCTTGCCGGTATGGCGACGTTGATAGTAACGCTCGCTTTGTGCCGACGGATCTATAAGTCGATCAAGAGAAGTAGCGAATCGATCATACTCCTGCTCAATGCCATAGAAAATGCCGACTACAGCCTGCGCTTTTCCGAAGTGAAAGGTGATCACTTTTCCAAAAACATCAACAAAACCCTAAACCGTATCAAAGAAATCCTCTCCAATGCCCGCCAAGAGGTGATGAACAACGAACGCTTCCTCTCCATAGCCATAGAAACGGTGTCTACAGGGATCATCATCATGAATGAAAGCGGCTACATCAGCCTTGCCAACCAAGCAGCACACAGGCTGCTGAGCCTACCCATACTCACGCATACCTCTCAACTGAAATCCATAGCCACTACCCTACCTGACCAACTCAACAGCCTTACCGAAAAAGATAACCTGAATGTGCAGATAGACAATGAGAGAGAATCGGGACATGTGAGTATACGTGTCACACCTACCGACATACAAGGCAAACGATACCGAATATTTACACTGAGTAATATAAGCTCAGAGCTTGAAGCCCGTGAGACTGAATCATGGATAAGGCTGATACGTGTGATGACGCATGAGATCATGAACTCTATAGCACCCATCAGTTCCATCAGTGAAACGCTGATGCAGTCGCTGGAAGACCAAGATGAAAAGCCCGACGTGGATACCATAGCTATGGGACTGGATACCATACACACCACAAGCCGTGGGTTACTCTCGTTTGTGGAAGACTACAGGAAATTCTCATCGGTACCACTGCCGGAGAAAACAGAGTTTGAGCTCATGATGCTACTCAAAGATGTGCTCTCGCTACAACGCCGCACCATGGCAGAATATCATATCGAAAATATCATGGTAGATGTACCGGAGGACTTCACGGTGTGTGCCGATAAGAATCTTTTGCTCCAAGTACTGGTCAATCTGGTCAAAAACGCCACAGAGGCTGTTTACGCCCCTGAAATGATAGCGGTGATAAGAATATCAGCCGGCATACATACGGACGGAAATAAGTATATAGAAGTAGCCAATAACGGCATGGCTATACCGGAGGAAGTATTGCCAAACATCTTTATCCCTTTTTTCACAACCAAAGAGAAAGGCAGTGGCATCGGTCTCAGCCTGAGCCGATATATCATGCGACGTCATAACGGGAATCTCTCACATCGAAGAAACGGAGATTTCACGGTATTCAGTATAGATTTTTAG
- the rnc gene encoding ribonuclease III, with product MLKKLFAKIRLFGLRSKEPLIQLSEILGFEPENKGFYDLAFRHSSCSLTDENGSKINNERLEFLGDSVLATSVSYYLYDKYPEWDEGRLSQRRGALVKRTVNNAVARELHLDKMLVVRQDVTRMSPDIYGNTLEALIGAIFLDKGYDVAQSFVFKKVLPAFKEMETSLTEQTTNYKSVLLEWVQKHHLNVEFRMLQEPKRTGGVFMCAVLVDDQKIGTGKGQTKKEAHQKASQHALEILCKVSPEVKHDLETKS from the coding sequence ATGCTGAAAAAACTATTTGCAAAAATAAGGCTCTTTGGATTGAGGTCCAAGGAGCCTTTAATTCAACTTTCCGAGATATTAGGCTTCGAACCTGAAAACAAGGGCTTTTACGACCTTGCTTTCAGACATAGTTCGTGTAGCCTTACTGACGAAAACGGTAGTAAGATAAACAACGAGAGGCTGGAGTTTCTCGGCGATTCGGTATTGGCTACCTCTGTCAGCTATTATCTCTATGACAAATATCCTGAGTGGGACGAGGGGCGCTTGAGTCAGAGACGCGGTGCTCTTGTAAAGCGCACGGTAAACAATGCTGTGGCGCGCGAACTCCATTTGGATAAAATGCTTGTCGTAAGGCAAGATGTCACACGTATGAGCCCTGATATCTACGGCAATACGCTGGAAGCTCTCATCGGAGCTATATTTTTGGATAAGGGATATGATGTGGCGCAGTCTTTTGTTTTCAAGAAAGTGTTACCGGCTTTCAAAGAAATGGAAACCTCTCTCACGGAGCAAACGACCAACTACAAGTCCGTATTGCTCGAATGGGTACAAAAACATCATCTCAATGTAGAGTTTAGGATGCTTCAGGAACCCAAAAGAACCGGAGGTGTATTTATGTGTGCCGTATTGGTCGATGATCAGAAGATCGGTACAGGCAAAGGGCAGACCAAAAAGGAAGCCCACCAGAAAGCATCGCAACATGCCCTCGAAATACTATGCAAAGTGAGCCCGGAGGTAAAGCATGATCTTGAAACGAAGTCTTGA
- the purN gene encoding phosphoribosylglycinamide formyltransferase, producing the protein MNKIAIFASGSGTNAENIVKYFQNTPIEIVLILTNKEHAGVIERSKKLNIPCHYFSNEEMKQGIKPLKLLSEKEVDVIVLAGYLCLITPPYLDAFPKRIINIHPALLPSYGGKGMYGDHVHEAVINAGEKLSGITIHLVDEMYDHGRTLCQATCPVLPSDDAHSLSQRIHSLEYRYFPVTIEQYLDELRNR; encoded by the coding sequence ATGAATAAAATTGCAATTTTTGCATCAGGAAGTGGCACGAACGCTGAAAATATTGTAAAATATTTCCAAAACACACCTATAGAAATCGTTTTGATCCTCACAAACAAAGAGCATGCAGGTGTCATAGAAAGATCTAAAAAACTCAATATTCCCTGTCATTATTTTAGCAACGAAGAGATGAAACAGGGCATCAAGCCCCTGAAGCTTCTTTCGGAGAAGGAAGTGGATGTGATTGTGCTGGCTGGTTATCTGTGTCTCATTACTCCACCTTACCTCGATGCCTTCCCAAAAAGAATTATCAATATACACCCGGCACTGCTCCCTTCATACGGTGGAAAAGGTATGTATGGCGATCACGTGCACGAAGCTGTGATAAATGCGGGAGAAAAACTATCAGGTATCACCATACATCTTGTGGATGAGATGTACGATCATGGTCGCACACTGTGTCAGGCTACTTGTCCGGTGTTGCCCTCTGATGATGCTCACTCTTTATCACAAAGAATACATAGCCTGGAGTACAGATATTTTCCAGTAACCATAGAGCAATATTTGGACGAATTGAGAAATAGATAA
- the fabF gene encoding beta-ketoacyl-ACP synthase II, whose amino-acid sequence MELKRVVVTGIGAITPLGNTAPETWEAVKAGKSGAGPITLFDASKFKTQFACEVKGFDPLQYFDRKEVRKYDRFTQFAMVAADECIENSKLDLEQVDKNRVGVVIAAGIGGLKTFEEEVMGYNTERGPRFNPFFIPKMISDIAAGHVSMKYGFHGPNYSTASACASSTNALIDACYLIRLGKADVIISGGAEAAICAAGVGGFNTMNALSTRNDSPQTASRPFSASRDGFVMGEGSCCLVIEELEHAKKRGATILAELVGTGLSADAYHLTATHPEGLGAKLVMNNALEDAGMTTKDIDYINVHGTSTPVGDISEVKAIKEVFGEDAYKLNISSTKSMTGHLLGAAGALEAMIALKAVQEDIVPPTINHDPEDKDPEIDYNLNFTFNEAQKRTVRTALSNTFGFGGHNATVIFKKYED is encoded by the coding sequence ATGGAACTCAAAAGAGTTGTTGTAACAGGCATAGGTGCTATCACACCTCTCGGAAATACTGCTCCAGAAACTTGGGAAGCAGTAAAAGCCGGAAAGAGTGGTGCCGGCCCTATCACACTCTTTGATGCCTCCAAGTTTAAGACCCAATTTGCGTGCGAAGTAAAGGGTTTCGATCCTTTGCAGTATTTCGACAGAAAAGAAGTGCGCAAGTACGACCGCTTTACGCAGTTTGCCATGGTGGCAGCTGATGAGTGTATCGAAAATTCTAAATTGGATCTTGAACAAGTGGATAAAAACAGGGTAGGCGTTGTGATCGCTGCCGGTATAGGTGGTCTCAAAACTTTCGAAGAGGAAGTGATGGGCTATAATACAGAGCGAGGTCCGCGTTTCAATCCTTTCTTTATTCCCAAAATGATATCCGATATAGCTGCGGGTCATGTCTCCATGAAATATGGTTTCCATGGCCCAAACTATTCTACAGCTTCGGCTTGTGCTTCATCTACCAATGCTTTGATAGACGCTTGCTATCTTATCCGATTGGGTAAGGCAGATGTCATTATATCCGGAGGAGCAGAAGCTGCTATTTGTGCTGCAGGTGTAGGAGGTTTCAATACGATGAATGCTCTTTCTACAAGGAACGATAGCCCCCAGACAGCTTCACGTCCATTTAGCGCCAGTCGTGACGGGTTTGTGATGGGTGAGGGCTCGTGTTGCTTGGTTATCGAAGAGCTGGAGCACGCCAAAAAGCGTGGTGCTACCATATTGGCGGAACTTGTGGGTACCGGTCTTTCTGCTGATGCATATCACCTCACAGCCACTCATCCCGAAGGTTTGGGTGCCAAACTGGTGATGAATAATGCTTTGGAAGATGCAGGTATGACTACAAAGGACATCGATTATATCAATGTACACGGAACATCTACTCCCGTAGGTGATATCTCTGAAGTAAAGGCTATCAAAGAGGTATTTGGTGAAGATGCTTACAAGCTCAATATTAGCTCTACAAAGTCTATGACAGGTCACTTGCTTGGTGCTGCCGGTGCTTTGGAAGCTATGATTGCTCTGAAAGCAGTGCAAGAGGATATCGTTCCTCCTACAATCAACCATGATCCTGAAGATAAAGATCCTGAAATCGATTATAACTTGAATTTCACATTCAACGAAGCCCAAAAACGTACTGTGCGCACTGCGCTTTCCAATACATTTGGTTTTGGTGGTCATAACGCTACTGTGATTTTCAAGAAATATGAAGATTGA